One segment of Calliopsis andreniformis isolate RMS-2024a chromosome 1, iyCalAndr_principal, whole genome shotgun sequence DNA contains the following:
- the LOC143188529 gene encoding WD repeat-containing protein 3 isoform X1, with translation MGLTKQYLRYVPAGNLNIIASSSCNIIFVTLQGQQGRFVAVGACEHIFIWDLRLGEKAQVLSGDKVNVTCLVASPNKQHIAAGYADGIVKIFDLKSGENTSIFVGHRSEITTLVYDNEGHRLASGSKDTNIIIWDIVAESGICRLSGHKGVITKLAFMKNHNIIISASKDTFVKFWDLDTEHNFKTLVGHGSEVWGLVLAKNDQYLITGCNDNELRVWKITFIDDDTINFEVNLQDLNINNDAEVSDMKYPLRCEKVGSILRSGRGRVVSLEIDTTQTIIGCHGVDNTVELFQLLSDARVKDNVVKRLRKERKKAEKSGGNVEVNFSGIPTIRDEIIRLSVIKTSSKAKGLDMVMGRKGELRISIGINNNSIDLYSLHTQEKNAEVQHLRSVTHHGHRTDVRAVCFSSDNLAFATASGDSIKLWNRPTLACLRTVQCGYALTLTFVPGDRHLIVGLKDGKMLIIDIASGDILENVSAHSKELWSVTLFPDKKGVASGGGDHTVKFWTFELIQDSDKEIKAKVLSVLHSRTLKLEDSVLCVRISPNSRFVAVALLDSTVKIFFLDTFKFFISLYGHKLPVLCMDISSDSTLIATGSADRNIKIWGLDFGDCHKSIFAHDDSVTGLAFVPGTHYIFTCGKDGKIKQWDADIFQKIVTLQGHSGEAWNCAVSPNGVYVVSCGSDKVIRLYERSSEPLILQDEEEEERERQENELATSETTVVPGQKPQSLPSRKTVSSEKGAELILECLEVSKAYNEQLSKASSSNIIAAIPLQMQAYNCTTTEDYFLETIKRIRASDLEETLLLLPYSTACDVLKMLPKLLELDYHAELLTRLALCLVQAYQGPIVATQELLPVLETVNTLATKKVSELKDLIGFNLYGMMHMQRIIEDKEGIQLFTDATKSSKQKNKIRKNKEKARKRAIMSL, from the exons ATGGGTTTAACGAAACAATACTTGAGATATGTACCAGCaggaaatttaaatataattgcCAGCTCTTCATGTAATATAATTTTTGTGACATTACAAGGGCAGCAAGGTAGATTTGTAGCAGTTGGTGCATGTGAACATATTTTTATATGGGATTTACGTTTAGGAGAAAAA gcACAAGTATTATCAGGAGATAAAGTAAATGTAACATGTTTGGTTGCATCTCCTAATAAGCAACATATTGCAGCTGGTTATGCAGATGGTATtgtaaaaatatttgatttaaaatCTGGAGAAAATACTAGTATATTTGTAGGTCATAGATCTGAAATTACAACTTTGGTTTATGATAATGAAGGACACAGATTAGCTTCTGGATCAAAA GatacaaatattattatttgGGATATAGTAGCAGAGAGTGGCATATGCAGATTAAGTGGGCATAAAGGTGTTATAACCAAATTAGCATTcatgaaaaatcataatattattattagtgcAAGTAAAGACACATTTGTAAAATTTTGGGATTTAGATACAGAACATAATTTTAAAACCCTTGTTGGTCATGGATCAGAG gtTTGGGGTCTTGTATTAGCTAAAAatgatcaatatttaatcactgGTTGTAATGATAATGAGTTAAGAGTATGGAAAATAACTTTTATTGATGATGACACTATAAATTTTGAAGTGAATTTGCaagatttaaatataaataatgatGCAGAAGTTAGCGATATG AAATACCCATTGCGATGTGAAAAAGTTGGTAGTATACTGAGGAGTGGTCGAGGGCGAGTTGTGTCTCTTGAAATTGATACAACACAAACTATTATTGGATGTCATGGTGTAGACAATACAGTAGAATTATTTCAATTACTATCTGATGCTAGAGTAAAGGATAATGTCGTTAAACGATTacgtaaagaaagaaaaaaagctgAAAA AAGCGGAGGAAATGTAGAAGTAAATTTCTCAGGTATACCAACAATAAgagatgaaattattcgtttatctgTTATTAAAACGTCTAGTAAGGCTAAAGGATTAGATATGGTAATGGGTAGAAAAGGTGAACTTAGG ATATCTATTGGAATCAATAATAATTCTATTGACTTATATTCTCTACATACGCAAGAAAAGAATGCTGAAGTACAACATTTAAGATCAGTAACACACCATGGTCATCGTACAGATGTCCGTGCTGTTTGTTTTAGTTCTGATAATTTAGCTTTCGCTACTGCAAGTGGAGATTCTATAAAATTATGGAATAG accTACTTTAGCATGTTTACGTACTGTACAATGTGGTTATGCTTTAACGCTAACATTTGTACCAGGGGACAGACATTTAATAGTGGGTTTAAAAGATGGTAAAATGTTAATTATTGATATTGCTTCGGGCGATATCTTAGAAAATGTATCTGCACATTCCAAAGAACTTTGGAGTGTAACATTATTTCCTGATaag AAAGGAGTAGCAAGTGGTGGAGGAGATCACACAGTAAAATTTTGGACTTTTGAACTGATTCAAGATTCTGATAAAGAAATAAAAGCAAAAGTTTTGTCTGTTTTACATTCAAGAACTTTAAAATTAGAAGATAGTGTATTATGTGTAAGAATAAGTCCTAACAGTAGATTTGTTGCAGTTGCGCTACTTGATTCTACTGTAAAAATCTTTTTCCTTGATACATTTAAG TTTTTTATTTCACTCTATGGGCACAAATTACCAGTTTTATGCATGGATATTTCTAGCGATTCAACACTCATCGCTACCGGTTCTGCTGaccgaaatattaaaatttgggGTTTAGATTTTGGAGATTGTCATAAGTCGATATTTGCTCATGATGATTCTGTAACAGGACTTGCATTTGTTCCTGGAACTCACTATATATTTACTTGTGGAAAAGATGGAAAAATAAAACAATGGGATGCTGATATTTTCCAAAAAATTGTGACATTACAA GGACATTCAGGAGAAGCTTGGAATTGTGCTGTTTCGCCAAATggtgtttatgttgtatcttgCGGATCGGATAAAGTTATTCGATTATATGAACGAAGTTCGGAGCCATTAATTTTACaagatgaagaagaagaagaaagagaaCGTCAAGAAAATGAATTAGCTACTAGCGAAACTACAGTTGTTCCAGGACAAAAGCCACAATCATTACCATCACGGAAAACTGTATCCAGTGAGAAAGGG GCTGAGTTGATATTAGAATGTTTGGAAGTATCTAAAGCATATAATGAGCAATTATCAAAAGCATCGTCATCAAATATAATAGCTGCTATTCCTTTACAAATGCAAGCTTATAATTGTACAACTACAGAGGATTATTTCTTAGAAACGATAAAGAGAATTAGAGCAAG CGATTTAGAAGAAACATTACTATTATTGCCCTATTCAACTGCTTGTGATGTTCTTAAGATGCTTCCGAAATTATTAGAATTAGACTACCATGCAGAGTTACTTACTCGATTAGCTTTATGCTTAGTACAAGCGTATCAAGGTCCAATTGTAGCTACCCAAGAACTTTTACCTGTATTAGAAACTGTAAATACACTTGCTACTAAAAAAGTTTCTGAACTAAAg GATTTGATTGGATTTAATTTATATGGAATGATGCATATGCAACGTATCATTGAAGACAAGGAAGGAATTCAACTTTTTACAGATGCAACTAAAAGCAGtaaacagaaaaataaaattagaaaaaataaggaaaaagcaCGCAAAAGAGCAATTATGTCTTTATAA
- the LOC143188529 gene encoding WD repeat-containing protein 3 isoform X2 codes for MGLTKQYLRYVPAGNLNIIASSSCNIIFVTLQGQQGRFVAVGACEHIFIWDLRLGEKAQVLSGDKVNVTCLVASPNKQHIAAGYADGIVKIFDLKSGENTSIFVGHRSEITTLVYDNEGHRLASGSKDTNIIIWDIVAESGICRLSGHKGVITKLAFMKNHNIIISASKDTFVKFWDLDTEHNFKTLVGHGSEVWGLVLAKNDQYLITGCNDNELRVWKITFIDDDTINFEVNLQDLNINNDAEVSDMKYPLRCEKVGSILRSGRGRVVSLEIDTTQTIIGCHGVDNTVELFQLLSDARVKDNVVKRLRKERKKAEKSGGNVEVNFSGIPTIRDEIIRLSVIKTSSKAKGLDMVMGRKGELRISIGINNNSIDLYSLHTQEKNAEVQHLRSVTHHGHRTDVRAVCFSSDNLAFATASGDSIKLWNRPTLACLRTVQCGYALTLTFVPGDRHLIVGLKDGKMLIIDIASGDILENVSAHSKELWSVTLFPDKKGVASGGGDHTVKFWTFELIQDSDKEIKAKVLSVLHSRTLKLEDSVLCVRISPNSRFVAVALLDSTVKIFFLDTFKFFISLYGHKLPVLCMDISSDSTLIATGSADRNIKIWGLDFGDCHKSIFAHDDSVTGLAFVPGTHYIFTCGKDGKIKQWDADIFQKIVTLQGHSGEAWNCAVSPNGVYVVSCGSDKVIRLYERSSEPLILQDEEEEERERQENELATSETTVVPGQKPQSLPSRKTVSSEKGAELILECLEVSKAYNEQLSKASSSNIIAAIPLQMQAYNCTTTEDYFLETIKRIRARI; via the exons ATGGGTTTAACGAAACAATACTTGAGATATGTACCAGCaggaaatttaaatataattgcCAGCTCTTCATGTAATATAATTTTTGTGACATTACAAGGGCAGCAAGGTAGATTTGTAGCAGTTGGTGCATGTGAACATATTTTTATATGGGATTTACGTTTAGGAGAAAAA gcACAAGTATTATCAGGAGATAAAGTAAATGTAACATGTTTGGTTGCATCTCCTAATAAGCAACATATTGCAGCTGGTTATGCAGATGGTATtgtaaaaatatttgatttaaaatCTGGAGAAAATACTAGTATATTTGTAGGTCATAGATCTGAAATTACAACTTTGGTTTATGATAATGAAGGACACAGATTAGCTTCTGGATCAAAA GatacaaatattattatttgGGATATAGTAGCAGAGAGTGGCATATGCAGATTAAGTGGGCATAAAGGTGTTATAACCAAATTAGCATTcatgaaaaatcataatattattattagtgcAAGTAAAGACACATTTGTAAAATTTTGGGATTTAGATACAGAACATAATTTTAAAACCCTTGTTGGTCATGGATCAGAG gtTTGGGGTCTTGTATTAGCTAAAAatgatcaatatttaatcactgGTTGTAATGATAATGAGTTAAGAGTATGGAAAATAACTTTTATTGATGATGACACTATAAATTTTGAAGTGAATTTGCaagatttaaatataaataatgatGCAGAAGTTAGCGATATG AAATACCCATTGCGATGTGAAAAAGTTGGTAGTATACTGAGGAGTGGTCGAGGGCGAGTTGTGTCTCTTGAAATTGATACAACACAAACTATTATTGGATGTCATGGTGTAGACAATACAGTAGAATTATTTCAATTACTATCTGATGCTAGAGTAAAGGATAATGTCGTTAAACGATTacgtaaagaaagaaaaaaagctgAAAA AAGCGGAGGAAATGTAGAAGTAAATTTCTCAGGTATACCAACAATAAgagatgaaattattcgtttatctgTTATTAAAACGTCTAGTAAGGCTAAAGGATTAGATATGGTAATGGGTAGAAAAGGTGAACTTAGG ATATCTATTGGAATCAATAATAATTCTATTGACTTATATTCTCTACATACGCAAGAAAAGAATGCTGAAGTACAACATTTAAGATCAGTAACACACCATGGTCATCGTACAGATGTCCGTGCTGTTTGTTTTAGTTCTGATAATTTAGCTTTCGCTACTGCAAGTGGAGATTCTATAAAATTATGGAATAG accTACTTTAGCATGTTTACGTACTGTACAATGTGGTTATGCTTTAACGCTAACATTTGTACCAGGGGACAGACATTTAATAGTGGGTTTAAAAGATGGTAAAATGTTAATTATTGATATTGCTTCGGGCGATATCTTAGAAAATGTATCTGCACATTCCAAAGAACTTTGGAGTGTAACATTATTTCCTGATaag AAAGGAGTAGCAAGTGGTGGAGGAGATCACACAGTAAAATTTTGGACTTTTGAACTGATTCAAGATTCTGATAAAGAAATAAAAGCAAAAGTTTTGTCTGTTTTACATTCAAGAACTTTAAAATTAGAAGATAGTGTATTATGTGTAAGAATAAGTCCTAACAGTAGATTTGTTGCAGTTGCGCTACTTGATTCTACTGTAAAAATCTTTTTCCTTGATACATTTAAG TTTTTTATTTCACTCTATGGGCACAAATTACCAGTTTTATGCATGGATATTTCTAGCGATTCAACACTCATCGCTACCGGTTCTGCTGaccgaaatattaaaatttgggGTTTAGATTTTGGAGATTGTCATAAGTCGATATTTGCTCATGATGATTCTGTAACAGGACTTGCATTTGTTCCTGGAACTCACTATATATTTACTTGTGGAAAAGATGGAAAAATAAAACAATGGGATGCTGATATTTTCCAAAAAATTGTGACATTACAA GGACATTCAGGAGAAGCTTGGAATTGTGCTGTTTCGCCAAATggtgtttatgttgtatcttgCGGATCGGATAAAGTTATTCGATTATATGAACGAAGTTCGGAGCCATTAATTTTACaagatgaagaagaagaagaaagagaaCGTCAAGAAAATGAATTAGCTACTAGCGAAACTACAGTTGTTCCAGGACAAAAGCCACAATCATTACCATCACGGAAAACTGTATCCAGTGAGAAAGGG GCTGAGTTGATATTAGAATGTTTGGAAGTATCTAAAGCATATAATGAGCAATTATCAAAAGCATCGTCATCAAATATAATAGCTGCTATTCCTTTACAAATGCAAGCTTATAATTGTACAACTACAGAGGATTATTTCTTAGAAACGATAAAGAGAATTAGAGCAAG GATTTGA